In Hippocampus zosterae strain Florida chromosome 21, ASM2543408v3, whole genome shotgun sequence, the genomic window AAGGCGCAGAAGCCCTGGGCCAAGAAGCTCAAAGAGGTACGCCCCGTTTCCTGTTGCGCGCGTGTGATGTCacaagggagggggcggggacaTCCTGGCCCTGCTTTGAACGTTCCGAGATTTGTCGCAATGGAGATTTGTCGAGGCCCCAGTGGCAGAACTCTGGGAGGAAATGAGGCTTATTAACAGCGCTGGTGAAGGACAGACCGGCACTGGGGAGCTGAAGGCTGTTTCCAAAATTTGATTCGGATTTCCATAACCCATCAAATCCATTTCCCAGGTGGAGACCATGAAGAAGTTGTACCATTCCGCCTGCAAGGAGGAGAAGCTGGCGGCCAGCCGGGAGACCAACAGCAAGCTGGAGAGCAACAACAATCCCGAAGCGCAGAAGAAGCTCCAGGAGAAGGTGGAGAAGTGCCAGCAGGAGGCGCACAAGGTACCCCAgccacccccccgaccccactcCAAGCTCTCCTTCCATAAACGGGCCACTTGCTCCTTCTCCAGACCAAGGAACGCTACGAAAAGTCCCTGGAGGAGCTGGACAAGTTGACGCCTCAGTACATGGAGAACATGGAGCAGGTGTTTGAGCAGTGGCAGCAGTTTGAGGACAAGCGCATTCGCTTTTTCAAGGACCTCCTCCTGGAAGTCAAGCAGCACTTGGACCTCTCCACCAATCACAAGTCAGCTCTCCGCGCGGCcgcactccattttttttgctccccctgtcccccagaaaaaaaaaacctaacaaacaTGCTTCTAAATAGGTTCCAGACCATCTACCACACGCTGGAAGACACGATCAACGCCACGGACGCAGAGGAGGACCTGAAATGGTTCCGGTCCAATCACGGCCCCGGCATGCCAATGAACTGGCCTCAATTTGAGGTAACACGCTGTTGTTGAATTCGGATATTTGGCCGCAGGGGGAAGCAAAGACCTCGATGGTCCAGGAATTTACAGGATTAGCCAGATGGAGGAtgcaaatccaggtccagaaagtccAAAACCTCCAACGCAGTCTGGCTCTGGTCACAGGTGGTTTCTCCATCTGGATTTGCGTCTTCTGCTTTTCACTTAGTTCACATTAATCCTGTTGTGCGCCTGCCTTCCCTCTCCTCCAGAACTTGGACTGGTCCCACGTTCGCTCCTCTAAGAGAAGGTCCATTGTAGTGAGTGCCGCGTGGGATGACCGGTCTTGGTGTCGTGGGcggccacgaaaaaaaaaatgggggggcggggaggagggCGTTTGATTCGTGTGCATGGTGAGGTGTTGGGAGTACACGATCAGCAGTCGTCTGGGTTTTTGTCGCGTCTACTGCCGTGGCGCTGATGCGGAAAATTTGCCGGGACGGCGGCAGCGTGAAAGGGTCTCCAGACTCCCGAGTTGGTGGCGGGAAgattcctttattttatttttttccctcgcttTCAGCAGGTGAAGGAAATGTACAATAATATGGAGACTACTTGGAGTTTGCGTTTGTGCTCATCCAAAGAAAATATGCTGCCCCCTATTGGTTTGGAGTACACTGCGCTAGCTTGTTCTCATCATTGCACTTCATGAGCACGTTATTTTGAGAAGTCGACCTGCAGAAAGATCCTCCAGCACAAGACGTTTAGCCGTGTTTCTGCGTCACAGGACTGGTCCATAGACCTAAACCGGAGCCTCAGCAGGCGGGGGACGAAGAAGCCCTCCGAAGGCGTCACACTGACGGGTATCAGTCAAACCGGAGCCGACCAGCCGGTCCAGCCGCTCAAGACCAACAACAGCAGGTACatgatgcaacatttttttttttttcctaatggcTGTTCCCTGTAcactaccgcccccccccccccgcgcgccGCGTGAGCTTATCTCTGAACCATACATGGCGACATCCTGTGCAGGAATGCGTACAAACGGTTACGTAAGACGCGCTCCTCGGGGGTGCGACGCGGCGCTTGTTCAGCTGTTTCCCCAGCGACTGGAAACACTCGCCGTCGCAGTTTGTTGGGAAAGACGTCTTTCGGTGCATAGTTGAACGCGCGCCAATGCGCGGACATGTCGCTGTGGCGCGCTGCGCGACGATAAGACGGGCGGAATGTTCAATTTAAACACCTGCACGAGAAAAAAAACCGAACTCGGCTCGTGCTCAAGTGTCGGATTTCCTAAGCGCGCGAGAGGAGTTAACGTGAGGAATGTGCCAGCCACGGGAAGCAATGAAACATTTGCCCTCTAGATTTCGTTTGTATCCGAGAAGAAGACACGACTAGTCGGCTTTGTTGACTGCAACAAGAGCAAAGTTACATTTTTGGAGGAGCCGTGTTGATGGGATAACTTGGCAGGATTCACTCGAGTGCGCCTGCACAAAGACGACTGTTGTGGTTGTAGTTACATGCCGGTCGGTGTCCTCGCTTTTCCACATTTGAGCCCGTTTATTTCCATTCCTTCATGACAGATAAACGACAACGTGAAAAATATTGCAGGGTTCATTCGCAGATGGCAgaaatgcctttttgtttttttttaatgattgctACACTTGAAGTGCACCACTGACACCTACAGGACGAAAGTAGAACTGTGACTTGCAATTTTCGTTACGCCACCAAACAAAATTTCTTCGGACAGCTTTAAAGCCATACACACTCAAAAGTGATCACAATCATCGGCACCTTAgttctcattttatttcatggtcCCGGGCAGCACAACGCCAAAGAGTTGCAGTTAATTCTGaagagtagtagtagtagtgttcAGCTTGCTTGGATAGTGGCGGAAAGGATGAGGCGGCTTCCCCGCACCCGGTCAGGCGATGCTGGGTTGCAATTGGACGtccattttggggggctttcTGCAATGGTCAGTGAGTCACGGGGGTAAGGCGAGAGCTTTCCCAGTGGAAAACAGTCATCATCgcatgcgcatgtgtgtgtgtgtgtgtgcatgtgtgggtgtgtgtgtgtgtgtgttcatttctttgtcaagcagaaagggtggtcctcgctttgtaggcctttttactcggtcctcactgtgccacaagtgcaggaatgtgtgtgtgtgtggcttgctCAGCATCCACTCTCTCACTGTGTCCCGCACCATTAGCCCGAGTGTGCCTGCGAAAGCGGCGCCGGCGGGCTCCAACCCGTTtgacgaggacgacgacgacgaagacgaAGAGGAGCAGGAAGTGCAggtggaggtggtggaggagaCGCCGCCCGCACTCAACCACATCAGTGGCGAAAAGGAGGAAGTGAAAATGTCGGTGGATGCACctgcacttttatttttgtgggggggtcaAGGGACTCTGCTGGCTCCTTCCGTCTTTGCATCCTTTCGCAGGTGGCGCTGTGCACAGTAACCCACTATGCCGCACAACAACACGGCCCGGttacgtctgtgtgtgtgtttgtgtgtgtgtgtcattggtTCCTAACAGGCCTGGCAGAACGTTACAGTGCCGCTATTGTCTCTTAGGCTACGTTCAGACTACAGGTCGTAAACCAAATGCGCCCTCGCAGTGACCCGCATGCGCAGAAGACGATATGATGTCATGTTTACAGAGGTTCATTTCCTGTCTAGgagaaattttttggggggaaatgaggTGAGGCTTTTTGAACCCCTCATTTGATGCGCCGGACGCTCatattgccccccaaaaaatcggaTATAGTGTAAATCAGACTAAGGATGACATACTGGCcggatttggggaaaaaaagagcttttcagagtgtcatgaaaaaaattagATCCGGTCATGTATGAGCAAAGAAATGGGTCGCATTTGCCTGCAGGATGAACGTTGCCTTAGCTTACGGTCAGATCTGACactgcggcggccattttgtgttaTTGCAGGAATAAGTGGTCAAAATGAGACTCCAAAGCGTGGGATGGTCAATTTAAAactcatgattaaaaaatagaaataaaatggcTTTCACCTATTTTCGCACCTGGAAACAGATCTGACCGTAAACAATTCCTTGTTTTTGATTTATTGACTCGCTGTTTTGTTTCGAATGTTGGCGGGCGTATCCGGTGGCGGTTGCCCAAAAGTTTCCGCCGGCTCCAATCACACCGCCACTTTTGTGATCTGCTTGCGCCTTTGTTTCCACCTGCCTGATTTGTCTCGTCGTCCGACACTTTTGTCACTTTGCTCCGTGTCGAGCATGGATGATTTCCTCTTGCAAAAGCAGCACAGTGGATACATGGGGGGATTCACCACGATGGCTTAATGCcatcacatctttttttgtctAAACGGCGATCTTCCATATCGTGTGCCCAGCGTCAGCAGCATGGAGAGGACCCCGGACTGGTCGGACGAGGACACGAACGCCAACCCCTTCGCTGCAAATGGCGACGGCAACCCGTTTGAGGATGAGCCGGCCTCGCCGGTGGTGTCGGTGCCCGTCCGGGCGCTGTACGACTACGAGGGTCAAGAACAGGACGAGCTGACCTTCAAAGCGGGTACGTGGGAACAACTGTCTGTCGACTCCAAAATACCCAACTTGATCTGGTCTTTGTTCCTCCAAGGCGACGAGTTGACCAAAATCGGCGAGGAGGACGACCAGGGCTGGTGTAAAGGTCGACTCAAGGACGGCCAGGTCGGCCTCTATCCCGCCAACTACGTGGAGGACATTTAGTGATGACCGCAAGTGAGTAAAAGAGGCTCAAGGCGGCTTTCTCGCAAATGTGTACCGTGTCTTTGTTAGAGAACAAGAGAAGGACTCGCCCAAATGACCTCGTTAGGCCTTCGCAAGATGGAGCATCACGTCATTTTGGCATTAAAAGACACTTTTTGACACTGTTACAAATAATTGCTCACGCTCATCAAGTTAAACGCAGTTAACACTGGGCCTGATGAAATGTGTCATTACACACGCAATGGACTTTGGTAATAAAGGGAGataaggggagggaggggggcgcaGTTCACGCGACTTGAGTTTTGTCCAGTGGCGCCCTCGTGTGGTTCACTTCGGGGTGGCGGTTTCCTTTGGCACTGCACTTGAATGTAAACTCGctgattgtatttttgtttatgaCCTGTCCACCAAGTCTTTGCTGTTGTTGTACATTTAACCACTGACCTAATTACATACAATCCTCTCTACTTTTGATTCTATGATAGATTGtattcttcttctgcttcttgttattgttatttttgctaCTTTATTCAACACTGAATAATCCGACAAGGCTTGAAGCGCCACATCAGTTCCAAGAATGgaagatatttttttgtttgtttgattttaagGCCATACAACCGCAGCGAAACATGGTATTGTATAGGCGCATGTTAATGACACAAATTAAGCTTTGGAATGGTCGGAAGTTGATAATTATTAATTTATGATACTCTGCAGTCCTTTTTGTTCTCTTTCAATGCTCTGATTAAGAATCAGTTTGTCCAAAAATggaatgttttgtgttgttttccctTCTTAcccgtgtgtttatttttttccctttttgacaTGGGGCCAAATTCAAACAATTAGTAGGCTACTACGTGAATCATTACTGATATGATACCTAATTTCAAAACCTTTTACAGAtatgtttttaatattattattattattattatctgttATGATGACAACTTTGTCTTTGGGAGACATTCTTTATTTGCTTTGTGTATCCatgattttgtgaaaaaaaacaacaacaaaaaaagctaaccCTGATGCCTTCAAATGCAGCAACGATGAATTCCAAGTTTTGCCAAGTTTTTAGGGCACACACTTTGTCATTTGCACAGTTCATGTTTGTAAATGTTGTCCGACACGATATAATAAATGAATTTATTGCAGTACTGAGTTGACTTTTATACATTTTTGCGTGATTcttaaacacatttttaattcaaGTGACTGTTTAACTCTTTTAAATGAAGTATTAATAAAGCGTAACTGATGAATCTCAAGTTAGCTTTACAAACTCCATTACCCATAAAGCATTGCAAAACAACACAGCCACGTGTCATTTTCAACCAATCACAGGCGACCTAggttgtttttcccccctcctaaaATGTACGTGTCACTTCGGATAGAATTCAACATAATCACGTTTCCAATTAATTTCTCGCAGTCTTGTGACCTCACACGCGTGTAAAGAATCATGGCGGAACCCAGCAAGCAAGACATTTGTGCCATTTTCAAGCGGCTTCGCTCCATTCCCACGAATAAGGTAAGACTTCCTGCCTCGTAACAAGGAAGTTAACGCCTGACACGTCGCAGTTCGAGAATCGCCACGGCTAACATCAAAGTTAGCAAGACGTGACAAAATAACTAGCCTGCgattatgtttgtttttcttcgatATATCTACTGAGAATTTGCACTTCAAACTAACTTTGTTAGGAGTAATTAGTTAGCAGCTGTGCTCTGTGGTTGAAAGTCGAACTTCGTTAGCTTATATGTTGACAGCTGATTAtcgtttttatttgtgtgtcgTTCTCAAGGTtcccaacacaaaaaaacaaacaacatttttttttgttgtacgtTTGCTTACTGGTCGTTTCGAATGTGTGTGATCAAATGTGAGCAACAGCTGTCACCTCTTAGCTTAGCGTTTACTCGTGTTGATGTGCTGTATCAAAAGTCCATTTCAATTCGGTACTTTCAAGacattgtgttttcatttccagGCATGTTTTGACTGCTCGGCTAAAAATCCCAGTTGGGCCAGCATCACCTACGGCGTGTTCCTGTGTATAGACTGTTCGGGAACACACAGGTCTCTGGGGGTGCACTTGTCCTTCATCAGGTAAGTACGAGTCGGTGTACTGCACAGCGTTGTACACAAATAGCTTTGTACTTTCCAATGGCTGCCTTCTTATAATGTTGTCATTTGTTATGGTTTGAATCAAGACGTTCCAGTTGAACTTCTAAATTCTAATAGTTTCAGTCAAGGGTCACCGACTGTTATTTGAGTTTATTTTCCTCAAGAGGTTTAAGATGACCAATGCTGGTCCTCCTCCTGCTGACATccgttttctctttttttgtaccAACAGGTCCACGGAGCTGGATTTTAACTGGACATGGTACCAGCTGAGATGCATGCAAGTGGGCGGCAACGCCAGCGCGGTGAGCAGAGGCACGCACCAAGGCGGGGCCCAAAAACGGCGCCGTACTGATATCACTTCCTGTCTAGGTGTCGTTCTTCAACCAGCACGGCAGCACGGCCAGCGCCGCCAACGTGAAATACAACAGCCGGGCCGCTCAGCTGTACAGAGAGAAGGTCAAGACGCAAGCCACGTACGCCACCAGAACCCATGGCACCGAGGTAACAATAATTTTGTCTGTCAAGCGATACCGCCATGTCGTCATCTCGTGATTGGCACATTCCGTCTTCGCAGCTTTGGTTGGACAGTCAGGGTGCTGCGTCGTGCGCGTCGCCGGAGGAGAAGCACGTTGATTTCTTCAGCCTCCATTCACAGGTAGCACGACCTGAACCATTGTCGCGGTGTTTAGAATCAAAGCAACACTTCGCTAAGTGGTTATGTGCTCGGTGAGCAGGAAGTTCCGGAAGATATGGCCAAGATGAGCCTCAGCTGTGTGGCCTCGGAGACGCAAGGCAAAGAGGAAGACGGTACGGCAGATTTGTCTCATGATGGATGTGATTATGTGTATGTCTGTGTATGCGTGTCGTGACTTTGCGTTTAACTGTCAGGCGACGCGGAGGACGGCCCGAGTGTTGACATGCTGAGTGCTTCCCCGAAGGCCAATCCAGGTTTGTGCGACCGTCAACTCTGGACTCAGATTACTAattgcaaatcattttttccccccgattTATTAATGGTTACATAATCGACTAGGAAAATATTTGGTCTAGCTCCAGCTGTACGTCACTGCATGATGCAACATTGTCCTGTTCTTCCAGAACCGTTGTCCCTTCTCAAGAAGAAGCCCGGCGCCACCAAGAAATCGGTACATCCGCAGACGGCTCCCGTGTCTTTTATTGCCTGACTTTTTGTGACGCATGTTTGCGCGTTTCGTGCCGGCAGATGGCCGCCAAGAAAGGCGGCCTGGGCGCTCATAAGGTAAGCGGTCACAGCTTCAACGAGTTGGAGAAGAAAGCGCAAGCTGCAGACAAGCTCCGAGAGAAGGGAGAGGACGGCAAGCAGAACAACGCGAAAACCGCGGAGTCCATGTGAGGATACTCTTGGGATTGTGTGCCTAATGTTGTGTCGGGTGTCAGTGTTTAATATATCCAATGATGCGCCCGTCGGCAGTGCTCCGTCCATGCGTCTGGCCTACCAAGATCTGGAGCAGCAGAGGAAAAAGGACGAGCAGAAGCTGAAGAATCTGGACGGGAAGAAGCGCGAGCAAGCGGAGAGACTGGGAATGGGGCTCAGCGTCAGGAGGTGCGCGAGAGCGGCGGCGTCCGACTCTGCATGTAGCGCTTTGAACGCTagcaatggttgtttttcaaGGGCTCTGTAAATAATAGTTCAGTTGACTTGTTTCTTTTGCCCCCTAGTGGAGTGTCTCACTCGGTGACGTCCGACATGCACATCATCCAGCAGGAAC contains:
- the pacsin2 gene encoding protein kinase C and casein kinase substrate in neurons protein 2 isoform X4, which encodes MSGSYDDSMIDVSSDSFWEVGNYKRTVKRVDDGNRLCNDLMSCIHERARIEKSYAQQLTEWGKRWRQLIEKGPQYGMLERAWSSLCTEAEKVSELHMEVKAALMAEDYEKLKNWQRDAYHKQMIGGFKETKEADDGFRKAQKPWAKKLKEVETMKKLYHSACKEEKLAASRETNSKLESNNNPEAQKKLQEKVEKCQQEAHKTKERYEKSLEELDKLTPQYMENMEQVFEQWQQFEDKRIRFFKDLLLEVKQHLDLSTNHKFQTIYHTLEDTINATDAEEDLKWFRSNHGPGMPMNWPQFEDWSIDLNRSLSRRGTKKPSEGVTLTGISQTGADQPVQPLKTNNSSPSVPAKAAPAGSNPFDEDDDDEDEEEQEVQVEVVEETPPALNHISGEKEEVKIVSSMERTPDWSDEDTNANPFAANGDGNPFEDEPASPVVSVPVRALYDYEGQEQDELTFKAGDELTKIGEEDDQGWCKGRLKDGQVGLYPANYVEDI
- the pacsin2 gene encoding protein kinase C and casein kinase substrate in neurons protein 2 isoform X2: MSGSYDDSMIDVSSDSFWEVGNYKRTVKRVDDGNRLCNDLMSCIHERARIEKSYAQQLTEWGKRWRQLIEKGPQYGMLERAWSSLCTEAEKVSELHMEVKAALMAEDYEKLKNWQRDAYHKQMIGGFKETKEADDGFRKAQKPWAKKLKEVETMKKLYHSACKEEKLAASRETNSKLESNNNPEAQKKLQEKVEKCQQEAHKTKERYEKSLEELDKLTPQYMENMEQVFEQWQQFEDKRIRFFKDLLLEVKQHLDLSTNHKFQTIYHTLEDTINATDAEEDLKWFRSNHGPGMPMNWPQFENLDWSHVRSSKRRSIVDWSIDLNRSLSRRGTKKPSEGVTLTGISQTGADQPVQPLKTNNSSPSVPAKAAPAGSNPFDEDDDDEDEEEQEVQVEVVEETPPALNHISGEKEEVKIVSSMERTPDWSDEDTNANPFAANGDGNPFEDEPASPVVSVPVRALYDYEGQEQDELTFKAGDELTKIGEEDDQGWCKGRLKDGQVGLYPANYVEDI
- the arfgap3 gene encoding ADP-ribosylation factor GTPase-activating protein 3 isoform X2, whose product is MAEPSKQDICAIFKRLRSIPTNKACFDCSAKNPSWASITYGVFLCIDCSGTHRSLGVHLSFIRSTELDFNWTWYQLRCMQVGGNASAVSFFNQHGSTASAANVKYNSRAAQLYREKVKTQATYATRTHGTELWLDSQGAASCASPEEKHVDFFSLHSQEVPEDMAKMSLSCVASETQGKEEDGDAEDGPSVDMLSASPKANPEPLSLLKKKPGATKKSMAAKKGGLGAHKVSGHSFNELEKKAQAADKLREKGEDGKQNNAKTAESIAPSMRLAYQDLEQQRKKDEQKLKNLDGKKREQAERLGMGLSVRSGVSHSVTSDMHIIQQERPLAARTGKLTRFGEDDDGGGGNDDDDEGSFSTGWSKKAEPDFFLTSAITSLDDRPAPRRKSDMAPVVDTGEARKKFGQDVKAISSDMYFGKQDGTEYEARSRLERLAGSSAISSADLFDDQKKQAASSYRLTNVLPSAPDMSQLKMGVRSVAGKLSVMASGVVTTIQDHYNN
- the arfgap3 gene encoding ADP-ribosylation factor GTPase-activating protein 3 isoform X1, translated to MAEPSKQDICAIFKRLRSIPTNKACFDCSAKNPSWASITYGVFLCIDCSGTHRSLGVHLSFIRSTELDFNWTWYQLRCMQVGGNASAVSFFNQHGSTASAANVKYNSRAAQLYREKVKTQATYATRTHGTELWLDSQGAASCASPEEKHVDFFSLHSQEVPEDMAKMSLSCVASETQGKEEDGDAEDGPSVDMLSASPKANPEPLSLLKKKPGATKKSMAAKKGGLGAHKVSGHSFNELEKKAQAADKLREKGEDGKQNNAKTAESIAPSMRLAYQDLEQQRKKDEQKLKNLDGKKREQAERLGMGLSVRSGVSHSVTSDMHIIQQERPLAARTGKLTRFGEDDDGGGGNDDDDEGSFSTGILSRYDQNDSSDLFSSRWSKKAEPDFFLTSAITSLDDRPAPRRKSDMAPVVDTGEARKKFGQDVKAISSDMYFGKQDGTEYEARSRLERLAGSSAISSADLFDDQKKQAASSYRLTNVLPSAPDMSQLKMGVRSVAGKLSVMASGVVTTIQDHYNN
- the pacsin2 gene encoding protein kinase C and casein kinase substrate in neurons protein 2 isoform X5, yielding MSGSYDDSMIDVSSDSFWEVGNYKRTVKRVDDGNRLCNDLMSCIHERARIEKSYAQQLTEWGKRWRQLIEKGPQYGMLERAWSSLCTEAEKVSELHMEVKAALMAEDYEKLKNWQRDAYHKQMIGGFKETKEADDGFRKAQKPWAKKLKEVETMKKLYHSACKEEKLAASRETNSKLESNNNPEAQKKLQEKVEKCQQEAHKTKERYEKSLEELDKLTPQYMENMEQVFEQWQQFEDKRIRFFKDLLLEVKQHLDLSTNHKFQTIYHTLEDTINATDAEEDLKWFRSNHGPGMPMNWPQFENLDWSHVRSSKRRSIVDWSIDLNRSLSRRGTKKPSEGVTLTGISQTGADQPVQPLKTNNSSVSSMERTPDWSDEDTNANPFAANGDGNPFEDEPASPVVSVPVRALYDYEGQEQDELTFKAGDELTKIGEEDDQGWCKGRLKDGQVGLYPANYVEDI
- the pacsin2 gene encoding protein kinase C and casein kinase substrate in neurons protein 2 isoform X1 translates to MSGSYDDSMIDVSSDSFWEVGNYKRTVKRVDDGNRLCNDLMSCIHERARIEKSYAQQLTEWGKRWRQLIEKGPQYGMLERAWSSLCTEAEKVSELHMEVKAALMAEDYEKLKNWQRDAYHKQMIGGFKETKEADDGFRKAQKPWAKKLKEVETMKKLYHSACKEEKLAASRETNSKLESNNNPEAQKKLQEKVEKCQQEAHKTKERYEKSLEELDKLTPQYMENMEQVFEQWQQFEDKRIRFFKDLLLEVKQHLDLSTNHKFQTIYHTLEDTINATDAEEDLKWFRSNHGPGMPMNWPQFENLDWSHVRSSKRRSIVDWSIDLNRSLSRRGTKKPSEGVTLTGISQTGADQPVQPLKTNNSSIHSLTVSRTISPSVPAKAAPAGSNPFDEDDDDEDEEEQEVQVEVVEETPPALNHISGEKEEVKIVSSMERTPDWSDEDTNANPFAANGDGNPFEDEPASPVVSVPVRALYDYEGQEQDELTFKAGDELTKIGEEDDQGWCKGRLKDGQVGLYPANYVEDI
- the pacsin2 gene encoding protein kinase C and casein kinase substrate in neurons protein 2 isoform X6; protein product: MSGSYDDSMIDVSSDSFWEVGNYKRTVKRVDDGNRLCNDLMSCIHERARIEKSYAQQLTEWGKRWRQLIEKGPQYGMLERAWSSLCTEAEKVSELHMEVKAALMAEDYEKLKNWQRDAYHKQMIGGFKETKEADDGFRKAQKPWAKKLKEVETMKKLYHSACKEEKLAASRETNSKLESNNNPEAQKKLQEKVEKCQQEAHKTKERYEKSLEELDKLTPQYMENMEQVFEQWQQFEDKRIRFFKDLLLEVKQHLDLSTNHKFQTIYHTLEDTINATDAEEDLKWFRSNHGPGMPMNWPQFEDWSIDLNRSLSRRGTKKPSEGVTLTGISQTGADQPVQPLKTNNSSVSSMERTPDWSDEDTNANPFAANGDGNPFEDEPASPVVSVPVRALYDYEGQEQDELTFKAGDELTKIGEEDDQGWCKGRLKDGQVGLYPANYVEDI
- the pacsin2 gene encoding protein kinase C and casein kinase substrate in neurons protein 2 isoform X3; this encodes MSGSYDDSMIDVSSDSFWEVGNYKRTVKRVDDGNRLCNDLMSCIHERARIEKSYAQQLTEWGKRWRQLIEKGPQYGMLERAWSSLCTEAEKVSELHMEVKAALMAEDYEKLKNWQRDAYHKQMIGGFKETKEADDGFRKAQKPWAKKLKEVETMKKLYHSACKEEKLAASRETNSKLESNNNPEAQKKLQEKVEKCQQEAHKTKERYEKSLEELDKLTPQYMENMEQVFEQWQQFEDKRIRFFKDLLLEVKQHLDLSTNHKFQTIYHTLEDTINATDAEEDLKWFRSNHGPGMPMNWPQFEDWSIDLNRSLSRRGTKKPSEGVTLTGISQTGADQPVQPLKTNNSSIHSLTVSRTISPSVPAKAAPAGSNPFDEDDDDEDEEEQEVQVEVVEETPPALNHISGEKEEVKIVSSMERTPDWSDEDTNANPFAANGDGNPFEDEPASPVVSVPVRALYDYEGQEQDELTFKAGDELTKIGEEDDQGWCKGRLKDGQVGLYPANYVEDI